A region from the Lolium perenne isolate Kyuss_39 chromosome 4, Kyuss_2.0, whole genome shotgun sequence genome encodes:
- the LOC127295870 gene encoding probable RNA-binding protein ARP1 isoform X2, translated as MTMLGVQQPAAAVFGDTTLTKVFVGGLAWETHKDTLREHFHRFGDILEAVIISDKLTGRSKGYGFVTFKEAEAAKKACEDGTPVINGRRANCNLASLGAKPRAQQPPPHLLRPSPPTTPGPHHMPALPSPHHQPAPAIAVGSRGVSPVPWYYHPSTTPPQAAHYAAHQQYHGVLPFYPAAANYGYSPNYVADMSYNAKLGHGAAAPGAGGAYMQPQGHFSYPAAAQGGMIAHNGGMMPVYPYYHYQYHGSQGLGVPAAHFFPPVSAAAIPTVPAIISKPPVMVPPKVEQVAGCS; from the exons ATGACGATGCTGGGAGTACAGcagccggcggcggcggtgttcGGGGACACGACGCTGACCAAGGTGTTCGTGGGCGGGCTAGCCTGGGAGACCCACAAGGACACCCTCCGCGAGCACTTCCACCGCTTCGGCGACATCCTCGAGGCCGTCATCATCTCCGACAAGCTCACCGGCCGATCCAAGGGATACGGATTC GTGACGTTcaaggaggcggaggcggcgaagAAGGCGTGCGAGGACGGCACGCCGGTCATCAACGGCCGCCGCGCCAACTGCAACCTCGCCTCGCTCGGCGCCAAGCCGAGGGCCCAGCAGCCGCCGCCGCACCTCCTGCGCCCCTCGCCGCCCACCACCCCGGGGCCGCACCACATGCCCGCGCTCCCCTCCCCGCACCACCAGCCCGCGCCAG CCATCGCGGTGGGGTCCAGGGGCGTCTCGCCGGTGCCGTGGTACTACCACCCCTCCACCACGCCGCCGCAGGCCGCGCACTACGCCGCCCACCAGCAGTACCACGGCGTGCTCCCGTTCTACCCCGCCGCCGCCAACTACGG GTACTCGCCAAACTACGTCGCTGACATGAGCTACAACGCG AAGCTAGGCCACGGTGCAGCGGCGCCTGGCGCGGGCGGGGCGTACATGCAGCCGCAGGGGCACTTCTCGTACCCGGCGGCGGCGCAGGGAGGCATGATCGCTCACaacggcggcatgatgcccgtctACCCCTACTACCACTATCAGTACCACGGATCGCAGGGCCTCGGCGTGCCGGCCGCGCACTTCTTCCCGCCGGTCTCCGCTGCCGCCATCCCCACCGTGCCCGCCATCATCTCCAAGCCCCCCGTCATGGTGCCTCCCAAAG TGGAGCAGGTGGCTGGGTGCAGCTGA
- the LOC127295870 gene encoding probable RNA-binding protein ARP1 isoform X1 produces the protein MTMLGVQQPAAAVFGDTTLTKVFVGGLAWETHKDTLREHFHRFGDILEAVIISDKLTGRSKGYGFVTFKEAEAAKKACEDGTPVINGRRANCNLASLGAKPRAQQPPPHLLRPSPPTTPGPHHMPALPSPHHQPAPAIAVGSRGVSPVPWYYHPSTTPPQAAHYAAHQQYHGVLPFYPAAANYGYSPNYVADMSYNAKLGHGAAAPGAGGAYMQPQGHFSYPAAAQGGMIAHNGGMMPVYPYYHYQYHGSQGLGVPAAHFFPPVSAAAIPTVPAIISKPPVMVPPKGGWVQLKAR, from the exons ATGACGATGCTGGGAGTACAGcagccggcggcggcggtgttcGGGGACACGACGCTGACCAAGGTGTTCGTGGGCGGGCTAGCCTGGGAGACCCACAAGGACACCCTCCGCGAGCACTTCCACCGCTTCGGCGACATCCTCGAGGCCGTCATCATCTCCGACAAGCTCACCGGCCGATCCAAGGGATACGGATTC GTGACGTTcaaggaggcggaggcggcgaagAAGGCGTGCGAGGACGGCACGCCGGTCATCAACGGCCGCCGCGCCAACTGCAACCTCGCCTCGCTCGGCGCCAAGCCGAGGGCCCAGCAGCCGCCGCCGCACCTCCTGCGCCCCTCGCCGCCCACCACCCCGGGGCCGCACCACATGCCCGCGCTCCCCTCCCCGCACCACCAGCCCGCGCCAG CCATCGCGGTGGGGTCCAGGGGCGTCTCGCCGGTGCCGTGGTACTACCACCCCTCCACCACGCCGCCGCAGGCCGCGCACTACGCCGCCCACCAGCAGTACCACGGCGTGCTCCCGTTCTACCCCGCCGCCGCCAACTACGG GTACTCGCCAAACTACGTCGCTGACATGAGCTACAACGCG AAGCTAGGCCACGGTGCAGCGGCGCCTGGCGCGGGCGGGGCGTACATGCAGCCGCAGGGGCACTTCTCGTACCCGGCGGCGGCGCAGGGAGGCATGATCGCTCACaacggcggcatgatgcccgtctACCCCTACTACCACTATCAGTACCACGGATCGCAGGGCCTCGGCGTGCCGGCCGCGCACTTCTTCCCGCCGGTCTCCGCTGCCGCCATCCCCACCGTGCCCGCCATCATCTCCAAGCCCCCCGTCATGGTGCCTCCCAAAG GTGGCTGGGTGCAGCTGAAGGCACGGTGA
- the LOC127295869 gene encoding probable sugar phosphate/phosphate translocator At3g11320, translating into MTAKGGASPSPGGAGAAANGRFFTVGLVTAWYSSNIGVLLLNKYLLSNYGFKYPIFLTMCHMSACALLSYAAIAWLRIVPMQLVRSRVQLAKISALSLVFCGSVVSGNVSLRYLPVSFNQAVGATTPFFTAVFAYIMTVKRESWITYLTLVPVVTGVVIASGSEPSFHLFGFIMCIGATAARALKTVLQGILLSSEGEKLNSMNLLLYMAPVAVILLLPATLFMEDNVVGVTIELAKKDFTIVWLLLFNSCLAYFVNLTNFLVTKHTSALTLQVLGNAKGAVAVVVSILIFKNPVSITGMLGYTLTVIGVILYSESKKRSKP; encoded by the exons ATGACGGCCAAGGGCGGCGCCTCGCCGTCGCCTGGCGGCGCGGGGGCCGCGGCCAACGGCCGCTTCTTCACGGTGGGGCTCGTCACCGCCTGGTACTCCTCCAACATCGGCGTGCTCCTGCTCAACAAGTACCTGCTCAGCAACTACGGCTTCAAGTACCCCATCTTCCTCACCATGTGCCACATGTCCGCCTGCGCGCTCCTCTCCTACGCCGCCATCGCCTGGCTCCGGATCGTGCCCATGCAGCTCGTCCGCTCCCGCGTCCAGCTCGCCAAGATCTCCGCGCTCAGCCTCGTCTTCTGCGGCTCCGTCGTCTCCGGGAACGTCTCGCTCCGCTACCTCCCCGTCTCCTTCAACCAGGCCGTCGGCGCCACCACGCCCTTCTTCACCGCCGTGTTCGCCTACATCATGACCGTCAAGCGCGAGTCATGGATCACCTACCTCACCCTCGTACCCGTCGTCACCGGCGTCGTCATCGCCAGCGGA AGTGAGCCTAGCTTTCATCTGTTTGGATTCATCATGTGCATTGGAGCCACTGCTGCAAGGGCATTGAAGACGGTGTTGCAAGGAATTCTTCTGTCTTCTGAGGG GGAGAAGCTTAATTCTATGAATCTGCTCTTGTACATGGCTCCAGTTGCTGTTATTCTCTTGCTTCCTGCCACTCTCTTTATGGAGGATAATGTTGTTGGCGTTACAATTGAACTGGCGAAAAAGGATTTCACCATTGTTTGGTTGCTGTTATTTAACTCTTGCTTGGCATATTTCGTCAACTTGACCAATTTCTTGGTGACCAAACATACTAGTGCATTGACTCTACAG GTCCTTGGTAATGCAAAAGGTGCTGTGGCAGTTGTGGTCTCAATTCTGATATTCAAGAACCCTGTGTCTATCACCGGAATGCTTGGTTACACTCTCACAGTTATAGGAGTCATTCTTTACAGTGAATCCAAGAAGCGTAGCAAAccctaa